The Oncorhynchus nerka isolate Pitt River linkage group LG12, Oner_Uvic_2.0, whole genome shotgun sequence genome contains the following window.
tcatttatttgtttttacataattccactttgacattatggggtattgtatgtaaatCAGAGACACATAAGtcagagcacaattggcccagcgttgcccagtttaggggagggtttggccggggtaggccttcattgtaaaattaagaatttgttcttaactgacttgcctagttaaataaaggtgaaataaaaaaaaacacaaaatcgaaatgatcaattttaaattcaggctgtaatacaacaaaatgtggaaaatgtcaaggggtatgaatactttttgaatgcactATACATGCTTATGTTCCTCAGTCTCCAAAACAATTACATGGGATTTGATTTAGTCAGGAATGTTGTTATGAGAGGTAATTTACCAGAGAGCGAGAGCAGCTGGTGAGCTGTGAGGCTGGGCCCCTTCTGTCCCAGTGGGCCTGATTAAAGCGCTGGTGGAGTGGAAAGTGGGGTGGTCTACAGCTCTGACTGGCCCTCAATGGGATGCGCTTTCAGGGTACAGGGAACAGGAAAAACCCCACTACCAGGCAAAAAcacacgtgcgcgcacacactccctcaaaaaccaacatactgtatataacaatTTGTACATTTTCATGTTTCATTGCATAGGACAGGATCTAGGGATCAACATTTTATCTGTAGCATACCATTGATGCGTTGTGTATTCCATGACATGTGACTATATTATATTTTAAACTACCATTTGGTGGTGACTCATGCATGGTCTCTCTGGCTGTGTGGGTTGGGTTGTGTAGGGAGGACTCCTGGAGGCACAGATGGTCCTCAGTCAACAGGCCCAGCGAAGAAGGAGAGCCCACCAGAGACGAGTCCGAGAGCAGCGGGTCCACGAGAGGACAATCTACATAGATAATGGTGAGACTGGAGACATTTTGTTAATCTGGCTGACACCAAACTCAAAGTCTTCCTGACTGCAGTGTCACAGCTCTCCCTCGCTGTGTACTACATGGGTCGCATCAGCCAGGCTAAAAAAAATGTACCACCAACTTGAACATGTTCTAAGTGATGCGTACAATCCATAGGGCTGCAGTACTTAAATAGATTGTGTACTTTGTCTTGCTCCCTTGGCCTCTGTAGTTGAAGCACCAAGCAGCAAAGGGATACAGAGACTGCATCTGCTAAACAGGCCAACCCAAAGGGACATATTTTGGGATGAGATGACAGGAGAGAGTCTCGACCTCAAGGAGATCCTCCAACCAAGCCCCCTTCCcctggagcagggagagagacagcagtccCAGCCTGGACCACCACAGTGCCTGtgtagggatgaagagctgatcAACAGAGACTTGGCATGGGGAGGCCTCAGGAGTCCTCACCGGAAAACAAATACTCTCACAGACAGAGTGGAAGGGGAGACAGACGGTGGACTGACCATGAGGAAAACCTTACCTTCGATGCTGGACTGGAAGacagagaaacaaagagatacAATTCCCAAACACTTGAGCTCTTTCGGGGATAGTGAGAGGGCTAGTAGGAGGCCTCTGAGAGGCTGGCAGAGAGAGGGCATTAGAGGTCTATgtcatggggagagagggatttGGGAACCTGACCTGGAGCTGTTTGAGAGGTTTACTAATCTGGATTAGATCGGATCTTCAATCTCAGTTTGCGAAATGCTAATGGTGTATAGGTGGTCACTTCATTTTGAAAAGCAGAAATTGTAGCTCATGTCTTTTAAACTGTTAGCATTTTTACTGTATGATCACATGGCAAACTAAATATTGGTTTGTCATAACCAAAGTATTTCAGAGAATGTGTCCACCACCAGTATTAAACTATCACCTGAATGTATTCATAGGATTGCTTTATTAAAATAGCAGCTGTGGTTAAAGTCTAGGATTGCTTCATTAGAATAGCAGATGTGGTTAAAGTAAGTCTCATTGTGGGAACAAATCTGTTTTCCATAACAAATAAATGTGTTTATGAAAGTGAATCAGTGTGTTTTTATTCCAGCCTGTTTGAAGGCAGTGTGTGGCGCCCTCTAGGGATGATAGTGATACTACAGGTGTGGAAAGGTCTAAAATTAGCTTGATGTAACACCAGCTTAATGTTCAGAAGGTGAG
Protein-coding sequences here:
- the LOC115138532 gene encoding uncharacterized protein LOC115138532 isoform X2, which codes for MGSTGSRSRLSQVAPCHSQPEGDLDQQASHPTSQWTISAVPTPLEPQHGPLGHRTIQLPPLKLENSASFPPLSTESSYVASSLPQSQSNICGPSIIHSHPPRRLQALQPLAPLSAGLKVTANHMAMGRDWRDGGVLHFSTPSQGAHDGTGRHPQGGLLEAQMVLSQQAQRRRRAHQRRVREQRVHERTIYIDNVEAPSSKGIQRLHLLNRPTQRDIFWDEMTGESLDLKEILQPSPLPLEQGERQQSQPGPPQCLCRDEELINRDLAWGGLRSPHRKTNTLTDRVEGETDGGLTMRKTLPSMLDWKTEKQRDTIPKHLSSFGDSERASRRPLRGWQREGIRGLCHGERGIWEPDLELFERFTNLD
- the LOC115138532 gene encoding uncharacterized protein LOC115138532 isoform X1 gives rise to the protein MGSTGSRSRLSQVAPCHSQPEGDLDQQASHPTSQWTISAVPTPLEPQHGPLGHRTIQLPPLKLENSASFPPLSTESSYVASSLPQSQSNICGPSIIHSHPPRRLQALQPLAPLSAGLKVTANHMAMGRDWRDGGVLHFSTPSQGAHDGTGRHPQVQIENGGLLEAQMVLSQQAQRRRRAHQRRVREQRVHERTIYIDNVEAPSSKGIQRLHLLNRPTQRDIFWDEMTGESLDLKEILQPSPLPLEQGERQQSQPGPPQCLCRDEELINRDLAWGGLRSPHRKTNTLTDRVEGETDGGLTMRKTLPSMLDWKTEKQRDTIPKHLSSFGDSERASRRPLRGWQREGIRGLCHGERGIWEPDLELFERFTNLD